In Chloroflexia bacterium SDU3-3, one DNA window encodes the following:
- a CDS encoding response regulator has protein sequence MNKEKILVVEDAPDISSLLKIYFTSQGYEVMTAMRGQIALDICRKTPPSLALLDVNLPDMEGYDIGKALRASARTRHIPIIFLTARGEKQDRLKGLGEVQAEYYLVKPFDIEEVHTIVKGALERARQRNLAHPVTNLPTAELINEQYRTLIANNGWAMAQIHINGFETFTQAYGAVVGEDVLRFTALLTSEVVNELGTADDFIGQMVVGPDFVITSSRENLKAVSEKLIERFDAEVGLHYNYKDRRNGYITVTDDTGTPKQVPLMSLSIGVLTSDDGPFYDIRELSETAEDARQKAQAEARELGRKSHVSYGRA, from the coding sequence GTGAATAAGGAAAAGATCCTGGTCGTCGAAGACGCACCCGATATTTCAAGCCTACTCAAAATCTACTTTACATCACAGGGGTATGAGGTGATGACCGCCATGCGCGGGCAGATTGCCCTCGATATCTGCCGCAAGACCCCGCCGAGCCTCGCCCTGCTGGATGTGAATCTTCCTGATATGGAGGGCTATGATATTGGTAAGGCGCTACGAGCCAGCGCTCGCACCCGCCATATCCCGATCATCTTCCTGACTGCCCGTGGTGAAAAGCAAGATCGCCTGAAGGGGCTTGGTGAGGTTCAGGCCGAGTACTACCTCGTAAAGCCGTTTGATATCGAAGAAGTCCATACCATTGTGAAGGGTGCACTTGAGCGCGCACGCCAGCGCAACCTTGCCCACCCGGTCACGAATCTGCCAACTGCGGAGCTGATCAACGAGCAGTACCGCACCCTGATCGCAAACAATGGCTGGGCCATGGCGCAGATCCATATCAATGGCTTTGAGACCTTCACGCAGGCGTATGGCGCTGTGGTGGGCGAAGATGTGCTCCGATTTACCGCGCTGCTTACCAGCGAGGTGGTCAACGAGCTTGGCACCGCCGATGACTTCATTGGCCAGATGGTGGTCGGCCCCGATTTTGTGATCACGTCTTCCCGCGAGAACCTAAAGGCTGTATCGGAGAAGCTGATAGAGCGCTTCGACGCCGAGGTCGGCCTTCACTACAACTATAAAGATCGGCGCAATGGCTATATCACGGTGACTGATGATACGGGCACGCCCAAGCAGGTGCCGCTCATGTCGCTTTCGATCGGCGTGCTTACCAGCGATGATGGGCCGTTCTACGATATTCGTGAGCTGAGCGAGACTGCGGAGGACGCACGCCAGAAGGCACAGGCCGAGGCTCGCGAACTGGGCCGCAAGAGCCATGTGAGCTATGGGCGAGCCTAA
- a CDS encoding multidrug transporter — protein sequence MKCIPIADTTIIPPFGEPARDLRILNKLLWVHQRDLLASYGRIAPEATSLTEARTARDKKDETEEKIIYRDNLFFNQALIDDFVTRARASGRACQLAFSKQDKAITVHAIPLSKGFTDLGEVYGADLFYFPAGRTEEEPIPLVVDTASREMGYYNIPKYMAVNGGELVFHVPIRAFLSIENWLHLYLANSPFGVFSWGRTHEERVETSWKEKLAVSASHLLDRINPMAPSWRKSHFFSCSRLVKVGKNCSIDPTAVIHGPTVIGDNVYIGAGAVITNSLIGDNVTIMQGCQVMLSVVSNKCYLPWNTGLFMTSLMENSMVAQLSCLQMCVVGRNTFIGAGNIFTDFHLLGRKLKIDHQGEKVEIDMPVIGSVVGHNCRIGSGFVVYPGRMIGSNTTLVYSDPHTVVPRDVNVPPFGEQMNPDSEPDQAIYKWPDRYFPKPDGEHPSQSITPIQPTDTEFSKLFGIR from the coding sequence ATGAAATGCATACCGATCGCCGATACGACCATAATCCCACCTTTCGGCGAGCCGGCGCGCGACCTCCGCATTTTAAACAAGCTGCTCTGGGTTCACCAGCGCGACTTGCTGGCTAGCTATGGCCGAATTGCGCCAGAGGCAACCTCCCTGACTGAGGCGCGCACCGCTCGGGACAAAAAAGATGAAACCGAGGAAAAGATTATCTATCGAGATAATCTTTTCTTTAATCAGGCGCTTATTGACGATTTTGTGACGCGGGCACGCGCCTCCGGGCGGGCGTGCCAGTTGGCGTTTTCAAAACAAGATAAAGCCATCACGGTTCACGCCATCCCCCTATCGAAAGGCTTCACCGATCTAGGGGAAGTGTATGGCGCCGATCTTTTTTACTTTCCAGCCGGTCGCACTGAAGAAGAGCCTATCCCGCTCGTGGTCGATACTGCATCGCGCGAGATGGGGTACTACAATATCCCGAAATATATGGCAGTGAATGGCGGTGAATTAGTTTTTCACGTACCCATTCGCGCATTTCTGTCGATCGAAAATTGGCTCCACCTCTATCTTGCCAACTCTCCCTTTGGTGTGTTCTCGTGGGGGCGAACCCATGAAGAGCGCGTAGAAACCAGCTGGAAGGAGAAGTTGGCAGTTTCAGCTTCTCATCTCTTGGATCGCATCAATCCCATGGCCCCAAGCTGGCGCAAATCGCACTTTTTTTCGTGCTCGCGGCTGGTGAAGGTCGGGAAGAACTGCTCTATCGATCCTACTGCTGTTATCCATGGCCCGACGGTGATCGGCGATAACGTCTATATTGGTGCTGGCGCGGTGATCACCAACAGCCTGATCGGCGATAATGTCACGATCATGCAGGGCTGCCAGGTGATGCTTAGCGTAGTCAGCAACAAGTGCTACCTGCCTTGGAACACTGGTCTTTTTATGACCAGTCTTATGGAAAATTCCATGGTTGCACAGCTAAGCTGCCTGCAGATGTGTGTCGTTGGCCGCAATACCTTTATCGGGGCCGGAAATATCTTCACCGATTTTCACCTTCTTGGCCGTAAGCTTAAAATAGATCATCAAGGCGAAAAGGTCGAGATCGATATGCCCGTGATTGGCTCGGTTGTGGGGCACAACTGCCGGATTGGCAGCGGTTTCGTGGTGTATCCAGGCCGCATGATCGGCTCGAATACGACCTTGGTCTATAGCGATCCTCATACAGTTGTCCCGCGGGATGTTAATGTGCCGCCGTTTGGCGAACAGATGAACCCAGATAGCGAGCCAGATCAGGCAATCTATAAATGGCCTGATCGCTATTTCCCAAAGCCTGATGGCGAGCACCCATCACAGTCTATCACGCCGATCCAGCCGACCGATACTGAATTTTCAAAGTTGTTTGGCATTCGTTAG
- a CDS encoding 4-vinyl reductase: protein MPDERGNASELEPRFYPNLIGRLYLLSLEDVMGRNGVNALLNLAGTKHLVNNYPPSNLRREFSFHDLSTISKSTETMYGHRGARGMELRAGRYAFNLGLKEFGPLLGMADLALKLMPMTMKMKIALNATAQTFDRFSDQPTRVEERKGQFLYIIEKCPVCWGRHTERPCCHLAQGILEEALTWVTGGHSFHMEEIECRGLGAASCTFAIDKDPVD, encoded by the coding sequence ATGCCAGATGAGCGTGGCAACGCGAGCGAGCTAGAGCCGCGATTTTATCCCAATCTGATCGGACGTCTGTACCTGCTTAGCCTGGAAGACGTCATGGGGCGTAACGGTGTTAATGCCCTGTTAAACCTCGCCGGCACCAAACACTTGGTGAACAACTACCCGCCAAGCAACCTCCGGCGTGAGTTTTCCTTCCATGATCTGTCGACGATTTCCAAGTCGACAGAGACGATGTATGGCCACCGAGGTGCTCGCGGCATGGAGCTGCGTGCTGGGCGGTATGCGTTCAATCTAGGCCTCAAGGAGTTTGGCCCACTCCTTGGCATGGCTGATCTTGCGCTGAAGCTGATGCCGATGACGATGAAAATGAAAATCGCCCTCAACGCAACAGCGCAGACCTTTGATCGCTTTAGCGACCAGCCGACCCGTGTCGAGGAGCGTAAAGGGCAATTCCTCTACATCATTGAAAAGTGCCCTGTGTGCTGGGGTCGCCATACCGAACGCCCCTGCTGTCATCTCGCGCAGGGTATCCTTGAGGAAGCACTTACCTGGGTGACGGGCGGCCACTCCTTCCATATGGAAGAGATCGAGTGCCGCGGCCTTGGTGCTGCGTCCTGTACGTTTGCGATCGACAAGGACCCGGTCGACTAA
- a CDS encoding glycosyltransferase family 4 protein gives MLAPFGIRPKGTLLARMLPLAQALVRRGHQVSIAAPAVQNPEDAGTCAVYGGVPVHHVALAPPLLGPLHQGWALLRAARAARPDLVHVFKPKGYSGLAALGVQRWPRRLPLVLDTDDWEGWGGWNDLLPYPYPAKLLFGWQERDLARRADAVTTASRTLQSQVWGFGVPPGRTVLLPNGADARSTTTTHRYRTPGRHLLLYTRFWELDLRELVRSLVATHALAPELRLTVVGKGERGEERELLRLGERAGLADMINYHGWASPDQIPELLAAADIALAPLEDTLINRARGLAKLLELMQAGLPIVAHQVGMSAEYLGYGQAGRLVAPGDVAGFARAIVELAGDASLREQLGLAAQRRAASAYSWDVLAAEAERAYAIALGI, from the coding sequence ATGCTGGCCCCCTTCGGCATACGCCCCAAGGGCACACTGCTGGCCCGCATGCTGCCCCTGGCCCAGGCGCTGGTGCGGCGCGGGCACCAAGTGAGCATCGCCGCGCCAGCGGTGCAGAACCCCGAGGACGCGGGGACGTGTGCGGTGTACGGCGGTGTGCCTGTGCACCATGTGGCGCTGGCCCCGCCGCTGCTGGGGCCGCTGCACCAAGGCTGGGCGCTGCTACGCGCGGCGCGGGCCGCGCGGCCCGACCTGGTGCATGTATTTAAGCCCAAGGGCTACAGCGGCCTGGCCGCGCTGGGCGTGCAGCGCTGGCCGCGCAGGCTGCCGCTGGTGCTCGACACCGACGACTGGGAGGGCTGGGGCGGCTGGAACGACCTGCTGCCCTACCCCTACCCTGCCAAGCTGCTGTTCGGTTGGCAGGAGCGCGACCTGGCGCGGCGGGCCGATGCGGTGACTACTGCGAGCCGCACGCTGCAGTCGCAGGTGTGGGGCTTTGGGGTGCCGCCCGGCAGAACCGTGCTGCTGCCCAATGGGGCCGATGCGCGCAGCACCACTACCACGCACCGCTACCGCACGCCTGGGCGGCACCTGCTGCTCTACACACGGTTTTGGGAGCTGGACCTGCGTGAGCTTGTCCGCTCGCTGGTGGCCACCCACGCGCTGGCCCCCGAGCTGCGGCTGACGGTGGTGGGCAAGGGCGAGCGCGGCGAGGAGCGCGAGCTGCTGCGGCTGGGCGAACGCGCCGGGCTGGCCGATATGATCAACTACCATGGCTGGGCCAGCCCCGATCAGATCCCCGAGCTGCTGGCCGCCGCCGATATCGCCTTGGCCCCGCTGGAGGACACGCTGATCAACCGGGCACGCGGGCTAGCCAAGCTGCTGGAGCTGATGCAGGCCGGGCTGCCGATCGTGGCGCACCAGGTGGGGATGTCCGCCGAGTACCTGGGCTACGGCCAGGCTGGGCGGCTGGTAGCCCCTGGCGACGTGGCGGGGTTCGCCCGAGCCATCGTGGAGCTGGCGGGGGATGCCAGCCTGCGCGAGCAGCTGGGGCTGGCCGCCCAGCGCCGCGCGGCCAGCGCCTATAGCTGGGATGTGCTGGCCGCCGAGGCCGAGCGGGCCTACGCCATCGCGCTTGGGATCTAG
- a CDS encoding DUF2029 domain-containing protein has translation MGGLFQIDWRIFMAGVEAWIQGRNPYGVLSPEFSAGAFAYPPTALPWLALFLLLGPLGYYVWTGLELGLWWWLIRRENRWQIMLLFWSPMALHLVEGQSSLAPTLVLWAATRAQRRGWLWGLAIAWAMTKPQVALVPMLWLLWHDRAAEGRWKLWGGIALGTLLLALPATLMSPGIWGLWLDGLAAYRGRILQMAAWQGPSALLLALAAYLWYRHYNQGWQWWLAAAMFPQTSFYGIVPALPALHIRPKSNWALAGIGLAAVLQVGVSEATLPWLLAAHVLVLWVLVGGPTARSAQAGGQASAPA, from the coding sequence ATGGGTGGGCTGTTTCAGATCGACTGGCGAATTTTCATGGCGGGCGTGGAGGCCTGGATCCAGGGCCGCAACCCCTACGGGGTGCTCTCGCCTGAGTTTAGCGCGGGCGCGTTCGCCTACCCGCCCACCGCGCTGCCCTGGCTAGCGCTGTTTCTGCTCCTAGGGCCGCTGGGCTATTATGTCTGGACTGGGCTAGAGCTGGGGCTGTGGTGGTGGCTCATCCGCCGCGAGAACCGCTGGCAGATCATGCTGCTGTTCTGGTCGCCCATGGCGCTGCACCTGGTGGAGGGCCAGAGCAGCCTGGCGCCCACGCTGGTGCTGTGGGCGGCCACCCGGGCGCAGCGGCGCGGCTGGCTATGGGGGCTGGCTATCGCATGGGCCATGACCAAGCCGCAGGTGGCGCTGGTGCCTATGCTCTGGCTGCTGTGGCACGACCGCGCCGCCGAGGGACGCTGGAAGCTGTGGGGAGGGATCGCCCTGGGCACGCTGCTGCTAGCGCTGCCAGCCACGCTGATGTCGCCGGGGATCTGGGGCCTGTGGCTGGATGGCCTGGCGGCCTACCGTGGGCGTATCCTGCAGATGGCAGCCTGGCAGGGGCCCAGCGCGCTGCTGCTGGCGCTGGCCGCCTACCTCTGGTACCGCCACTACAACCAGGGCTGGCAGTGGTGGCTGGCCGCCGCCATGTTCCCCCAGACTAGCTTCTACGGCATCGTACCCGCGCTGCCAGCCCTGCACATCCGCCCAAAGAGCAACTGGGCGCTGGCTGGGATCGGGCTGGCGGCGGTGCTGCAGGTGGGCGTGAGCGAGGCCACGCTGCCATGGCTGCTGGCCGCACATGTGCTGGTGCTGTGGGTGCTGGTCGGCGGGCCGACCGCGCGTTCCGCCCAGGCTGGTGGGCAGGCCAGCGCGCCTGCCTAG
- a CDS encoding dipeptidase: protein MPSTNVLSYVKFNRDRFLTELKELIAIPSISTLSEHKDDVRRAAEYLVAQLRTKVGLAEAHLIETEGHPLVYGEWMGAEGKPTVLIYGHYDVQPVDPIELWKTPPFEATLIGDNLYARGAVDDKGQMFAALKALEALKVADGALPCNIKVLLEGEEESGGESIAAYVESHAAELAADCTLILDTNMSTKGQPSISYALRGLTYMEIEARGAGHDLHSGGYGGIAPNPFQALCWVLGAIKTPDGKIHIPGLYDTVRPLSDQERATLQRQSDALEQSIMAAGELTSLPGEAGYSILERATARPTFEIHGIKGGFTGEGAKTVIPAVATAKVSLRLVANQRPDEVLELVRSRVAELTPEGVTIEVRDLHGGDPVETPLDAPVMQKAAKALEEEFGKPVEYERSGGTIPIAALFSTVLKLPVVMMGFGLPDDNVHAPNEKFYLPNFYAAIRSVAGFLELVGE, encoded by the coding sequence ATGCCAAGCACAAATGTGCTCTCCTATGTCAAGTTCAACCGTGATCGATTCCTGACCGAGCTGAAGGAGCTGATCGCGATTCCGAGCATCAGCACGCTTTCCGAGCATAAGGACGATGTGCGCCGCGCCGCCGAGTACTTGGTCGCGCAGCTGCGCACCAAGGTGGGGCTAGCCGAGGCCCACCTGATCGAGACCGAGGGCCACCCGCTGGTCTATGGCGAGTGGATGGGTGCGGAGGGCAAGCCCACCGTGCTGATCTACGGTCACTATGACGTGCAGCCGGTCGACCCGATCGAGCTGTGGAAAACCCCGCCCTTCGAGGCCACCCTGATCGGCGACAACCTATATGCGCGCGGCGCAGTAGACGACAAGGGCCAGATGTTCGCCGCGCTAAAAGCGCTGGAGGCGCTGAAGGTAGCGGATGGCGCGCTGCCCTGCAACATCAAGGTGCTGCTGGAGGGCGAGGAGGAGTCGGGCGGCGAGTCGATCGCGGCCTATGTCGAGTCGCACGCAGCCGAGCTGGCCGCCGACTGCACGCTGATCCTCGACACCAATATGTCGACCAAGGGCCAGCCGTCCATCTCCTACGCCCTGCGCGGCCTCACCTACATGGAGATCGAGGCCAGGGGCGCAGGCCACGACCTGCACTCCGGCGGCTACGGCGGCATCGCGCCCAACCCGTTCCAGGCGCTGTGCTGGGTGCTGGGCGCGATCAAGACGCCCGACGGCAAGATCCACATCCCCGGCCTCTATGACACGGTCCGCCCGCTCTCCGACCAGGAGCGCGCGACCCTCCAGCGCCAGTCGGATGCCCTAGAACAGTCGATCATGGCGGCGGGCGAGCTGACCAGCCTGCCCGGCGAGGCTGGCTACAGCATCCTAGAGCGCGCCACCGCCCGCCCCACTTTCGAGATCCACGGCATCAAGGGCGGCTTCACCGGCGAGGGTGCGAAGACCGTGATCCCCGCCGTGGCGACGGCCAAGGTGAGCCTGCGGCTGGTGGCCAACCAGCGCCCCGACGAGGTGCTGGAGCTGGTGCGCAGCCGCGTGGCCGAGCTGACCCCCGAGGGCGTGACGATCGAGGTGCGCGACCTGCACGGCGGCGATCCGGTGGAGACTCCGCTGGACGCGCCGGTGATGCAGAAAGCCGCCAAGGCGCTTGAGGAGGAGTTCGGCAAGCCGGTGGAGTACGAGCGCAGCGGCGGCACCATCCCGATCGCGGCGCTGTTCAGCACGGTGCTGAAGCTGCCAGTGGTGATGATGGGCTTCGGCCTGCCCGACGACAACGTGCACGCCCCCAACGAGAAGTTCTACCTGCCGAACTTCTACGCCGCCATCCGCAGCGTGGCTGGCTTCCTAGAGCTTGTCGGCGAGTAG
- the pknB gene encoding Stk1 family PASTA domain-containing Ser/Thr kinase, translating into MQQKILNGRYELERKVGEGGMARVYLGRDLRLSRAVAIKVLHSQYASDPSFIARFNHEAQAAANLRHPNIIDIYDVGQDDDIPYIVMEYVEGQDLKALLRLGGPLPIERAVEIAEQVASGLDAAHRAGLVHRDVKPQNIIISSTGVAKITDFGIAKSALSTSATETGVIFGTADYLSPEQARGLVATPASDIYSLGITLYEMLTARLPFSGENSVAVAMQHVSAQPPAPSSYNPRIPPQLENIILGAMEKDPARRPPSARAFAQMLQGYRRMGDQGTVVRTVPVPQQQPRQQQPRQQPAESDTVAYSPRPVPRPRPVTTPPTNRSLPPRPSIPEPAPRSSGLGFGGFLLGLLLIVGVIALVGALASGGLAGLMPSLNFQTPSYPTSAPAGGPTAAPIQGTAVPQVPAPQLLGLSREQALQALANQGLRPYEEQPRNSDSVADGQVMQQNPPAGQLIDATGVVSFAISLGPEVVVVTLNDLSKLREAVAVQQLQDNKLVPNVTYEQSDTVSKGFVIRQDPPAGYRLAAGDTVDLVVSTGNEFTMPDLAGMTEEQAKQRIAELGLAHEYTDYQGCDKLGDLCNRYGPGVVVSSVPGVGATVKRGDGVTLGVRQP; encoded by the coding sequence ATGCAGCAGAAAATTCTCAACGGCCGCTATGAGCTGGAGCGTAAGGTTGGCGAGGGCGGCATGGCCCGCGTCTACCTTGGGCGCGATCTTCGCCTGAGCCGCGCGGTCGCGATCAAGGTGCTCCATAGCCAGTATGCCAGCGACCCAAGCTTTATCGCGCGCTTCAACCACGAGGCGCAGGCGGCGGCGAATCTGCGCCACCCGAACATCATCGATATCTATGATGTGGGCCAGGATGACGACATCCCCTACATCGTGATGGAGTATGTTGAGGGACAGGATCTGAAGGCGCTGCTGCGGCTGGGCGGCCCGCTGCCGATCGAGCGGGCGGTCGAGATCGCCGAGCAGGTGGCCAGCGGGCTGGATGCCGCCCACCGCGCCGGGCTGGTGCACCGCGATGTGAAGCCTCAGAACATCATCATCAGCAGCACTGGGGTTGCCAAGATCACCGATTTCGGCATCGCCAAGAGCGCGCTCTCGACCTCGGCCACCGAGACGGGCGTGATCTTCGGCACCGCCGACTACCTTTCGCCCGAGCAGGCGCGCGGCCTGGTGGCCACGCCCGCGTCCGACATCTACTCGCTGGGCATCACGCTCTACGAGATGCTGACGGCGCGGCTGCCCTTCAGCGGCGAGAACTCGGTGGCGGTGGCCATGCAGCACGTGAGCGCCCAGCCGCCCGCGCCCAGCAGCTACAACCCGCGCATCCCGCCGCAGCTTGAGAATATCATCCTGGGCGCGATGGAGAAAGATCCGGCCCGCCGCCCGCCCTCGGCCCGCGCCTTCGCGCAGATGCTGCAGGGCTACCGGCGCATGGGCGACCAGGGCACCGTGGTGCGCACGGTGCCGGTGCCGCAGCAGCAGCCGCGCCAGCAGCAGCCGCGCCAGCAGCCCGCCGAGTCGGACACGGTGGCCTACAGCCCGCGCCCGGTGCCGCGCCCGCGCCCGGTGACGACGCCGCCCACCAACCGCTCGCTGCCGCCCCGCCCGAGCATCCCCGAGCCTGCGCCGCGCAGCAGCGGCCTGGGCTTCGGCGGCTTCCTGCTGGGGCTGCTGCTAATCGTGGGCGTGATCGCGCTGGTGGGCGCGCTAGCCTCGGGCGGGCTGGCCGGGCTGATGCCCTCGCTCAACTTCCAGACGCCGAGCTACCCCACTAGCGCGCCCGCTGGCGGGCCGACCGCAGCGCCCATCCAGGGCACCGCCGTGCCGCAGGTGCCCGCGCCCCAGCTGCTGGGCCTGAGCCGCGAGCAGGCGCTGCAGGCGCTGGCCAACCAGGGCCTGCGCCCCTACGAGGAGCAGCCCAGGAATAGCGACAGCGTGGCCGACGGCCAGGTGATGCAGCAGAACCCGCCCGCCGGTCAGCTGATCGACGCGACTGGCGTGGTCTCATTTGCCATCAGCCTTGGGCCGGAGGTGGTGGTGGTGACGCTGAACGACCTGTCGAAGCTGCGCGAGGCGGTGGCGGTGCAGCAGCTGCAGGACAACAAGCTGGTGCCAAACGTCACCTACGAGCAGAGCGATACGGTGAGCAAAGGCTTTGTCATTCGCCAGGATCCGCCCGCTGGCTACCGGCTGGCGGCTGGCGACACGGTGGATCTGGTGGTGAGCACGGGCAACGAGTTCACCATGCCCGACCTCGCGGGCATGACCGAGGAGCAGGCCAAGCAGCGGATCGCCGAGCTTGGGCTTGCCCATGAGTACACCGACTACCAGGGCTGCGACAAGCTGGGCGATCTGTGCAATCGCTACGGGCCGGGCGTGGTGGTCAGCTCGGTGCCGGGGGTGGGGGCTACGGTGAAGCGCGGCGACGGCGTGACGCTGGGCGTGCGCCAGCCCTAG
- a CDS encoding exonuclease, giving the protein MRAYLDIETSFSGAISVIGIYRPDRGTTQLVGAGVRDLPLYDALDGVSTIVTFNGSSFDLPIIQRRLLVDLKGQFTHSDLMYVCRKHNLRGGLKKIEAAVGIERETAGITGYDAPRLWELYERTGDAAAIDTLLRYNREDVINLALLEAKLGVIEHCEPCQDVQQIFA; this is encoded by the coding sequence GTGCGTGCCTATCTTGATATTGAGACCTCGTTCAGCGGGGCGATCAGCGTGATCGGGATCTACCGCCCCGACCGCGGCACGACCCAGCTGGTGGGCGCGGGCGTGCGCGATCTGCCGCTCTACGATGCGCTCGATGGCGTCAGTACCATCGTCACGTTCAACGGCTCCTCTTTCGACCTGCCGATCATCCAGCGCAGGCTGCTGGTGGATCTTAAGGGCCAGTTTACCCATAGCGACCTGATGTATGTGTGCCGCAAGCACAACCTGCGCGGCGGCCTGAAGAAGATCGAGGCGGCGGTGGGCATCGAGCGCGAGACGGCTGGGATCACCGGCTACGACGCGCCGCGCCTCTGGGAGCTGTACGAGCGCACCGGCGATGCGGCGGCGATCGACACGCTGCTGCGCTACAACCGCGAGGACGTGATCAACCTGGCACTGCTTGAGGCCAAGCTCGGCGTGATCGAGCACTGCGAGCCATGCCAGGATGTGCAGCAGATCTTCGCCTAG
- a CDS encoding nucleoside hydrolase, translating into MPQRIVLDTDPGIDDALAILLALASPEIDLAAVTVTAGNCSMEQGARNARAVLALTPQPGLPVCHGVPVPLLRPLFTAPETHGDTGLGYARLAEPAQPPAAEHAVDRIIREIMEHPGEVTLVAVAPLTNVALALRKEPRIAANVREVIIMGGAIHVDGNTTPHAEFNFFVDPHAAQIVLGSGMPITLLPWDITKDVVLEQRHVDQILATGSPIARFIADATRFYIAFHEQCFGISACAINDPVAVALAFMPTLATTTPMHIAVEHTSELMMGKSAAGYIGSTDSPPAEHDMLGWDTRRYPHGWAHSQRPLPNAQVVTRLDTARFIDMFVERMIALSRAG; encoded by the coding sequence ATGCCACAGCGCATTGTGCTGGACACCGACCCCGGCATCGACGACGCGCTCGCCATCCTGCTGGCGCTGGCCTCGCCCGAGATCGACTTGGCCGCCGTAACCGTGACAGCGGGCAACTGCAGCATGGAGCAGGGCGCGCGCAACGCCCGCGCGGTGCTGGCGCTGACCCCACAGCCGGGGCTGCCGGTGTGCCACGGCGTGCCCGTGCCGCTGCTGCGCCCGCTGTTCACCGCCCCCGAGACCCACGGCGACACCGGCCTGGGCTACGCCCGCCTAGCCGAGCCAGCCCAGCCGCCCGCCGCCGAGCACGCCGTCGACCGGATCATCCGCGAGATCATGGAGCACCCTGGCGAGGTGACACTGGTGGCGGTGGCCCCGCTCACCAACGTGGCGCTGGCGCTGCGCAAAGAGCCGCGCATCGCCGCCAACGTGCGCGAGGTGATCATCATGGGCGGGGCCATCCATGTGGATGGCAACACCACGCCGCACGCCGAGTTTAACTTCTTTGTGGACCCGCACGCCGCGCAGATCGTGCTGGGCAGCGGCATGCCGATCACCCTGCTGCCGTGGGATATCACCAAGGATGTGGTGCTTGAGCAGCGCCACGTCGACCAGATCCTAGCCACCGGCTCGCCGATCGCCCGCTTCATCGCCGACGCCACCCGCTTCTACATCGCCTTCCACGAGCAGTGCTTCGGCATCTCGGCCTGCGCGATCAACGACCCGGTGGCGGTGGCGCTGGCCTTCATGCCCACCCTGGCTACGACCACGCCCATGCATATCGCGGTGGAGCACACCAGCGAGCTGATGATGGGCAAGAGCGCGGCGGGCTACATCGGCAGCACCGACAGCCCGCCCGCCGAGCACGACATGCTGGGCTGGGATACCCGGCGCTACCCGCACGGATGGGCGCATTCGCAGCGCCCCCTGCCCAACGCCCAGGTGGTGACGCGGCTGGACACGGCCAGATTTATCGATATGTTTGTCGAGCGGATGATCGCCCTGAGCCGGGCGGGGTAG